A stretch of DNA from Lycium ferocissimum isolate CSIRO_LF1 chromosome 4, AGI_CSIRO_Lferr_CH_V1, whole genome shotgun sequence:
CCTTGCCCTCAAAAACATCCTTCAAAAGTTGTTAACTTTTGAAATCGTGGTAGTCCCACCTACCAGAATCATTTCTTCAAGCTTGTGCTCCTCTAGCACAGCATTCTCGTAGCTATAGTAGCTAATCTCATTCATAATCATCTCCATCTGAAAATTCATTCTTTTAGATCTTTCGAAAATTCGGGTTCTCCACAGGTCCCTTAAGACAAGTGGCTGTGATACCAAATGTTGAAAAATCGGGGCAGAGAAGACACTCAAATAATTCAAATTCTCGGTTGAAGACAAGTGAGGCAACGATTCTTCTTTGTTCCACTCAATTTGACTTAGATAATCAATCATTCTCTTTAAAGTTAAGTGGGGAATATATTCTTCCACCAACTTAACTTACATTTGGCTTACATATTTTCTTCTCATATATCATATGACTATAGTACCTAGGTATTTATAGGAATTTTCTAGCATGCAACTAGACTAAAACATTCACCttatttaattctagaaattcttTTTATCTTCCTAGTTCATGAACTAAGACAATTCatgcatcaaaaaaatattttttcttttcgcAACACAAGGTTCATTTTTTAACAGGATTCACCTTAGCTTTCTTCCAAAAAGGTTGGGAGGTGGTTAAAACAGAGATCTTGAATGTCTTGACATCACCAGAGTGAATTCTTTAATGCCTCTCATATAGCCCTAATTGGCTAATCCCAAATAGAACTATACTGAAGAACTAAGGGATTACGTGCCCATCAATCTAGTAGAAACATAGAAGATATATTTACGCTTCTTACAAAGAGGTTGAGGCTAGTGATTACTTGAGTTGATCTCTAATACTAAGAATGTTTTctaagggaaaaaaaatcataaaactgtGGTAATAGCATGATTTACTGAACTGGAGAATGAAGAAGTGGCTGCTAAGGGATTCTATGTATAGTGGACTAAAAGAAGGCTTATgactatgagcccgtttggattggcttataagctggtcaaaccagcttataagcaatttttaactttttttggcTGTTTGGCAAATTAGAATAGTGCTTAATataagttaaaaagtgcttaacaTAAGCCAAAAGCAACAAGTTGGGGAACCCCAACTGTTGtctttttggcttaaaagtcgttttggtttgaccaacgattttactcttttatcccttatattttcttctaattcCAATATTACCCTTACTACTAAAAAAAACCCTAAACTATCgatctttctccttttttgttcCGTTCATCACTGCAGCTCTTCCTCTTCCTTTCCTTTATCTTTGCATCAATTCTTGGTGAGATTTCACTCCTATCGAGCTTGTGGTAGGTTCTTCTCCATCAATTTCTCTGCAATTTCAGTGGTATATACATTAATTCTTGTGCCTGTTActtttttgtttattattaTTCCTGCTCTAAATCTCCAAATAGACTAGTGGCTGTAGTATTTGTTCGATTATCCTTCGGATTGCCGGGctcttatctttctctctcGTGGTTGTAGTATTTGTTCGATTCCCATAAGTTCGGGCAAGAGTGGCCTAGTTCGCTTCATGATTGAGGTATGTATGAACTGaagaaaagaggagaaagaTCGATAGTTTAGAATATTGgaattagaagaaaatataaaggataaaagagtaaaatcattggtcaaaccaaaatggcttttaagccaaaaagaaaaaagttgggGTTCCCCACCTTCTtgcttttggcttattttaagcacttttctATTTTGCCGAACACCCAAAAAAGctaaaatggcttataagctggtttgactaACTAGTaggccaatccaaacgggctctatgtAAATTAGAGCTTCTTAATAAATTTGATTAAGGACATGGTCTTCGGGAACAGATAGGTAAACTGGATTAGTTCTTGCATTTTCTCAGTCCAGTTATGTTTATAAATGGTAGCGCTCAAGTCTTCCCAACACAAAGAATCTTAAGACAAGGTGATCTTTGTCTCCATTTCTGTTATAATTGGTAATGTAAGGCTCAAACTAAATGATCAATACTGCCTAGGCCTATAATGGATTAGTACCTTTTCAGTTGGATCTGAGAAAACGTAATTCGTCGAATATATCATGTAAGTTTTATGCTAATGATACTCTTACCTTTTATGATGCCAGCAGTAGCAAAATATTAAGTCACAGGATCATATCTTTGGTTTTTGAGTCATTTCTAGATTACACATCAATCTCTCTTAGGATCATCTTCACCCAGTAAATGAGGTTGAACATCCAACTACTGGCAGAGATCCTGGGTTGGATAGTTAGTTCTTTTCTAACCACCTATCTTGGTCTGCCACTTTGGCAGTAAATATTAAGAGGGGTAATATGGAAGGGGATTCTTCATAAGGTGGAGAAAAGACTATCGAGATGGAAGAGACAATACCTTTCACTAGGGGGTAGAATTTCCCTCATTTTCTTGATACTGTACCAACACAAGGCATGTTCCTGCAACCAAGTCCAATTACTTGTATCAAACAAGTTCAGGAGAGATTCCTCTAGAAAGGAAACAGGGAAAATGAAACATTTCCACTAATTAAATGGAGTTAGGTGACTACTCCAAGGAAAATGGAAGGACTGGCAACAAACTGAGGCTGCACAACAAGTGTTATTTAAGTGGCTCTAGAGATTCGGTCGAGAACCAGAGGATCTGGGGGCATGTAGGAGCAAAGTATGCACATCCGATCACTGGAATTCTCAACCTGTGGCATGTTCCCACGTAGTAGGGGTTTGGAAGAGCATAAGAAATTTAGGAGGATGAATTTGCTCCAAACATCCAATTCTCCGGGTTGGTGTTGATTGTTGAGTAAGCAGAAACTTAGTTTCTGGGAAAATGCACGGGTTGGTCATACTCCTCTAAGAATTGAATTTCCCGAGTTGTGCAGCTGTGCAATAAATACTGACGTTTTATAGCTCAATTAAGGTTTCAGCCGGGACCTTTCATGCTGAAGAAGTTTTGAAGGTTGGGAAATACAGAGAATTGCAAAATTGCTGGGTAAGCTAGAAACAGTGGCTATAAATCAGGGAAAACCAGAGACAATGAGATGGAAATATCTCAGGATTGAAAATACACAGTCTAAGCAAAATATAACCGTTTAATAGCCTTCACTGAATGGCCTATAATATTTATATAGCAAAGTAGTGCTCCTCCTAATGTTGTGGGTTTTTGCTGGATAGCATCTCCTGAAACCTGTTTGATACAAGTAGCCTTACAGAAAAGAGGTATTACACCATGCAATAGGTGCTTTATATGTGGTTACGGAGTGGAATATGGTTgactttttttctaagtttatgaAGTTGAGTATGTTGATCACCTATTGCTACAATAACAGGTACACAATCAAAATTGGAGCATATTTTCGAAAAAATATGGTGTCTTCAGGGTAAAGCCTAGAACAGTAAACGAGTTGGAGCTGTGTTGGAAGCTGAAGAAGGAAGGCAGGAAGCTGTGATTCACTACtctagtatatatattttcggtACCTTGGCTAGAAAGAAATGAGAGATGCTTTGACGGAAATGTTGAACCTGTCCATAGGCTTAAACGCAAGTGTTTGTACTTTTTGGCTTTTTGGTAACACATATGGTCTAGATACCTAACTTGAGTTCCTTAGTCCCCTGTATTTATAAAGGGATTCTAAGTTTTTGTACACGGAGAATAGCCTGCACCTTCTTGGCGATACTTCTGCTGGAATAGAAGTATcctatcttaaaaaaaaaaaagatacacaTTTTCTACTCCCCCGCTAATACTTCCCTATTGATATTTCATATAATGTCTTTTACAAAAACACCAAAACATGAGTTGCTTAGTCAAAAGCTAGACTTTACATGGgctccaacaacactttcaGAAACCAAAATATTTGAAAGTCTCAAATAAAAAATGCTCATCTACTTTATTTATTCAGAAGAGATACTCATTCTTCGTGGAATAAACATGGATACCTCCGGTCAGAAGCAAGACAAGCTATGGATGGAAAAATAATAAACCTATTTGGAATTAAATACACACAAGAATAAAAGGAATACAGAAAAGAGAATTGGGGAGACCACCTTTCCATGGTAAGACGACATGTACTCAAAATATAAGAGAAATAGACACCATTCAAATGTATAATTCGCTCAATCCAACTTTCATGCATGATAAAGAAGCAACCTGTTCTAATTTACACCATCTCTATCAGAATGAAAAGCATTCAACTAATAATTCCATCAGACGCAATAGTCTAAATCTATTTCAGAACATTAGCCACATCAGACGTTAAGAAAGCAATTGTGTGAAAGGACATCATTTTGGATACAAAAGGCTGACACAGAACAAGCATGGAAGTTTACATAGAAACTCGACTTTAACTTATGCAAAGAATAAAAGCAGATGGTAAATGTTTAACTCACGGGGCGTCGAGGGAGACCAATAGGACTCAACAGACAATCAGCAGGAGGAAGGAGCCTTTCCCTTGGATGATGGAATCTACAAACAGCACCAAACTTACAGTCTCCGGTCTTCATGTAAAACTGGCATTCAGGCTGGCCCACTCGTTTAGGGAAAACATTCTCTCTCCGTACTGTGTAATACCCCTCAGGTAAAGAACTGGCACGATATGAAGAATTCATTCCTTCGGATACCATGGTCGCTTTATCACTTGATCGTGAACTCCCGTAAACCTGGCTATTTCCTGCTGCATCTTGCTGGCCCTCAGGGGATGAAACTGAGCCCAGCTGACCCTGAAAAAGGTACTATCTCTAAGAAAATTCAGACTCAATGGAAGTTCAGGTCGCAAGTTGGGGACAGCACTCACAAGCTTGATCAATACAAGACCATGTTAAGACAACTGTGCGGATAAATGATTGCAACACCATGCTTGAATATATTACAATAAGAAGGTAAGGACATTAGTTAAATTTGTGAAGACTCCTACTTGGTCTGAGCTCAGATGGCTCTCCTTCCCCATCCAGGTATATCTCCAATTAAAAAAAAGCGATATTGCTAAAGAGCAACATATTAACATTGTTTATTTCAAACACATTCCCTTTTTAATTCCAATTATAGTGCAATTTAATATGGGTGCCCAACATCGGTAAATCATGAATTGGGATGGgcttggctctgataccatgtaaagaaTAGATGTTGGgtctaactcaaccccaaaagctagctcgtGAGGGGAGGATTGCCCCAAGTCCATATAAGGTGACCATGTCACCCATCCCTTGCCGATGTGGATCaattaacccccccccccccccccggggctGGACATCTGGAGTGTGGACAACTTTATATGGGGGCCCAACATCAGTAAACCATGAATTGGGATGGGCCTGACTTTGGTCCCATGTAAAGAATGGATCTTGGAcataactcaaccccaaaaacTAGCTCATGAGCGGAGGATTGCCCgagtccatataaggagaccaccCTTGAATGGCCGATATGGAAAAAGGATACATAGGCTAACTAAATGTCGCCAAAAGTTAATTCACTCAAGGATGAATGAACTCAATGACTAGTAAGATTAGACAAAAAACATCCTCAAGACCAACAAAGCAGACCTAATCCCAAGAATTACAACTATTATTAATCCAAGCAATTGCTCAACCACCCAATAAAGACGgtatcacaaatcacaattctATGTTGAGGGCGGACGATTTTGGAGCAGATTGAAGTTGGAACAGAACAttttgagagagaaaaaaggaagCTTGGGAGAAAAGGTGGTAGGAAAATGGATATGGAATTACAGTACATCTGAAAAGGCTTCATTACAAAATTCATACAATTCCACAACAGTAAAAAGACAAGGCAACAAAGAGAACATCAAACCCATAACAAAGCACATCCAGACTAGAATCCCTTCATCACTGAGGCAAGatattccaaaatttcaaaataacaaCCCaagtacatatgtatatgtagacATAACAACCAAATGCTAGGAATCATGGTCAATCTTACACTGTATGCAAATCCTGGAACCGGTACCATTGCCTGAGGCAGTAGCAGTGGTGCATAACTTGAAGGACCTTGCCAGCGTGCACCGGAAATGAAAGAAGCCCTGGACAAGGGATAGGACAGCTGACCAGGAATTGTGGAAGGAGGACGAGGAGGATAAACAGGAGAATTATGAAAAGAGGCCATCATGTTAGAAGGTTCGGGATGATGAAATTTACAAGTACTTCCAAACTTGCACTGTGCAGTTCTCATGTAATAAGCACATTCAATCTCATTCTGCAggcaagaaaaaataatataatataaactgAATAATATACAGAGCAGAGCATGAtcaaagaaagggaaattgtCAGCTGCATCAGGCCTTATTATGATCATAACACACTAAGGGAAATTGTCAGCTGCATCGGGCCTTATTATGATCATAACACACTTAACATATACAGAGAAGCAATGTGTGCCCATGCATGTCTAGAACGTAAAGACACAAATCCATTTGTTAGATGTCTCTTGTGAATTAAGCTTAGCTATTCTTTCATGCATCATTAAGAAGGCTCGCAAATATGAAAGGTCTATATAAGTTCCTTCCCCAAAGTTTTGGCTGTATTTAGCTGTTAATCTTTACAAGTAGAGCAACatctaataaaaataacatttaaaGGAAGAACTAAAACTAAGGTTAAGCATCACAGCAATTCACCATTAACTTAGAACCTTTTGCCTACATTGGAAAACTAGTTCACTTAATTTGACCAGTAGAACAGGTATGTGGTATGTGTAAGAATCACCAGGAGGATGTGCATCATCTGTTACTACATTGCTGGCTTGCAACAGAGTTTTGGTAGTATTTCCCCATTTAATATGGCTTGGTTACCTCCTAGAATAGTGGCAGAAGCGGCCTGTTGGAAGGCTGGGGGCGCCTATGTCTtggaaaaatcatgttttgtatGGTGAAACGAGGGCAAGAAAGATGGATGTCAAAAAGAAAGAGATACGGAAGACAGCTCCTTTTTGCATATCTTGGAtgatttggagagaaagaagagtGTAGCTTTTGAAGGAACTGAAATTCACAATGGAGATTCAAAAGTTATGTTTTGTACCACTTGCATTTTGGCGTAAAAAGAATATTATGTTATGAATAAATTGTTAAACAGATCTTTTGAACTTAATTTCTATCCTTGTGTCTTTAGCAAAGTTGACACTGCCTTGATATCAATAAAAAAGATCTTTTGCATAGTAACAAAAACAATTTTGATAAACAGTGAAGTAATGAGATCAAACCGGGCGAAATGGATAGCCCAAGACATTTAGGGTAACTCTTCCAGCAATCCCAGCCTTGTCTCTAGGATGGTGAAACTTGCATGTTGCTCCAAACTTGCAAGCTCCAGTCTTCAAGTAGTACTGAAAATAGTTCAATAATTCAACATGTGAACAACATAGGTTAAAGGAAATtaatgaaaagaaataaaaagttgTAAGGAACCACTAGTCACACGAAATAGTTTGTTTGGAAGATAAGTTGATACTAGCTAGCTTCAAAAACAATGCACCTTGATAAAactactgttatatcccgtgttttcgcgtatttgaaaattttagaataattgtgatttgtatgttatgaggccatattttgattttaattaatatgtGTGACATTTATGAGAAACATTGATGTAAGaacatcggagaaggccaagggcaaaattggaattttggaaaaaaattgggtcATGAATTACCAAGGATGGGCTAAGAAAATGGGCttgagaaaattacaaaaaaaaaacaagcaagcttggcccaacccataaggtggccggccatgcttgAAGAAATTAGAACAAAAATGATCCAAGCCCATATATTTTAATCATGTGGgaaattaatataaggacccTTATcacttagaagtttcaagaaataaagaaggagagaaacaaaacaaagaagagcAAAGACAtggaaggccattcggccattgaagaaagaaaagaaaaaaaatttgctcttcaacttttggtccaaaaatcataaccttcttgaattcttgacaagttcaagacgctctccgacgtgatataattagtcTAGCGAGAAAAcaacgtttgcggcaagtgggaaattgaagaaaaggtaagaattttgctatttttttgttatggaaattgtatGAATGTGATAAGGATTGAGAATAGACGAGAATCCCGTAGTATTAATATGTGTAGAAaaccgtgggtgtgtgtgtgtgtttggtgttgtagccgtgagcTACATGAAGTGCAAGGCCATGTGAATTTGATTTTGTTAGTTGGCCCGTGGCGTTGTTGTGACCTTTATGACGTAAATGATCGTTTAATAAATTGAATTGGTGTGGGAAATGATTTCGGACCATTATGGGAAAGTGTATAcctttggtatatttgtgtatgtcATTGTATATCTATGATACTAAGACTTTAAATATGACCTATGGGTGATGTTAATGAATGTGGAGTGAAACGATGAGAGTTAGAACGTTCGTCGTAATCTTAGATGTTTTGAATGAAATATGGAAAGTAAtgaactttgggaaaatttgtatatggtttggaGTATAATTGGGATGTAATTGAATAATTTTGAATGATTGAATGAATACAATAATGTGGACATAGATTTGGAATTTGTGAAGTTTGAATGAAAAGTTGCCAACTTATGTGGCAAGAAAGAACATTGAAGTTAGAATGGTTTGATTATGGTTTATGTTGTTTGATGacgtttgggttgttgttgttgttgcattttgagccgagctaagtctcggggatgttgaatttataggggagatgctgcccaaattttttatagaacaatattggctaaggttggaaattatgagtctcatgaatagtaaccggtcaatgtgaccatttgcgattttttggcgaaacgggatcgAAGTTTTGATGAGCTcaacaagcgagaaaggtatgtaaggctaccccatttcttcttttggcatgtcctaggtatactaggttgATATCGAAGCCTCGGGGCAATTTTGTTCCTTGAAATCCGAAATGAAAATcaagtactattcattcaattgaattgaattagaaaacgcatattttgttggaaagcGCCCATATGTTCAAAACTTGTATAAATGTAATCGATTTGCTTCAAACCTTCATGTATGGTTACATAGACCCCAAATGTCCGCGATTCGTGttcgccacctcgacttgacccgaggtgggcccgctaactcCGAGACTCTTTTGTTTGCCCTATTAGTCTCATTTTTATACGATATAAAAGGAGGACTTTTGCTATGAGTTTGAGACTCCGTTTGGTTTGTTCCATAggttatttgaaagcttctgaatatgaacgacactaaatttttctgaaaaatagtttatgaagtattttcgAAAGTGTTGTAAATCTAAAAGCTTATATCCTTTGTATATGAATTCTGACAGACCCAATACTTACTCTGAGCCTTTTGATCTTAATGAGTATGGATATGTATTTAATTGCCgagttttgaaatttaattggaTATACGCATATGGTTCTATTTTGAATCATAATTACCATTTTGGAAATACCTTCGTGAAATAAACCCGTTTTGATTAATTGTTTGAACTATTTTGACTAAAGAGCCAACATATGATTTCATCAAGTTTGTAAAGGTATTTCgatatatatattgcattgtttgctcacgactccgctcgtgccttattatgacttcgttcaccggttcccgggccggctttgtgatcgtgcgcaccatgataaattcggcagtatctttcgtgttacggttccgagacctcgccatagggccgggttccgtttatggagttatctttgtgatatggcttatgatatatgtgatgatgtgatttgtatgatgatgtgatgtgtttggagatgtacggagatttgaaacccttCCGAGTTATGCGTgagtggcaccggcgtcggagtggtgaccacgttcacCGAgcgctatgcatgattttgatttgcattatatgtatatgtttccaAGACGGATACGATATATTAATTCTATTCTCTCTCCTTATACTTTTACTTCGGCTATGATTTGGATTTCTCgcacttcatgctttacatactcgcacttctttaaatacgaccccctttcttcggggtcgcgcttcatgcccgcagtacagaGGTTCGTGATCCGCCGAAAGGCAGCCACACATTCTCGTATTGGCGCAAagcgctccttttgatccggagcctatatgttggtacatatctcttatggtatatatgtatttacgtatatttgactatttggggtacggcggggcccgtcccgtcatatgatttcgttatgaTTTGTAGGCACGTAGTCATcgtgtgggtcgtgggtcctatgtatgttcgaTTCGTTTATGGTTTGCatcttaatgcggtcccgtcTGTTATGGTGGCTATAATGGcccttgtatttgtatatgtgcatatattttcACTTCTGCTAATAACGACAAGTATGATATTTGAACTAAGCGATATTATGATAATTCGATATGaaagtctgtttgggtgtccaaatagggcgccgcCATGGCCCACtggggtcgggtcgtgacaaaagtggtatcgagcgatcgtcctcggaatgtctactgTGCCGTGTCTcgtagtcttgtttatcggtgtgttgtgcaccacatctataaacgagtgaggctacgggacatttagggtgttgcctttctttggattttagatcgtgcgatagagccagccgtaggaaatgaattcctttctactaacctttaatttcagccgaagaacggtatcgacaCAAGACAGTGATTGATGACGTTGGAAGCTACACGGTACGCCGGCAAGCAATGGTATGactgaaatataaagttgaagatcaaaaaggaaagaaatagaaaagtaccaccggtgccatttgaattatGTATGTAAGGTAAGACCCGACGTATTCatgtttttacttgaaattgttagccctgtgtggctatgctatgatatgatatatatgtgcgcatgttggccctgtgaggcgttgttggtatttcctgcgtgcaggtttgggatagtaagaaatacagaggaacctctgcctaaatttttctagaaatacgaaaaggaaaatgagatataagtttttAACATGTCTTGAAAGTCGATACCGATAGAGTAAATCTCTTATGTtggattaaagtttaaaagaCATCCACGTCATTTGTAAGAAGCACCATCCTTATGTGGGGAATTTATTGCGAGAACGCATATATGAGCAGCAAAAATTGTGATTTATCTAAACGGATCAAAAATACGTTTCGACTACATTTTGCTTTGGAAAAGCCtatgttgaagggcaaaaatgtccaAAGAGAAGTTTCACCTTATCGGAACGTACAAAGCATATGACAAGTAGTTGGTAATTGAATGGCTCGcttcccatatatacatatatatgtggagGTAAT
This window harbors:
- the LOC132051510 gene encoding zinc finger CCCH domain-containing protein ZFN-like isoform X5 — encoded protein: MEISVSQRPPSLSPSIHQDALWQMNLRSRASMESGSYPVREGEPDCSYYIRTGLCRFGLTCRFNHPPNRKLALAAASMRGEYPERVGQLECQYYLKTGACKFGATCKFHHPRDKAGIAGRVTLNVLGYPFRPNEIECAYYMRTAQCKFGSTCKFHHPEPSNMMASFHNSPVYPPRPPSTIPGQLSYPLSRASFISGARWQGPSSYAPLLLPQAMVPVPGFAYSYLFQGQLGSVSSPEGQQDAAGNSQVYGSSRSSDKATMVSEGMNSSYRASSLPEGYYTVRRENVFPKRVGQPECQFYMKTGDCKFGAVCRFHHPRERLLPPADCLLSPIGLPRRPEHALCWYSIKKMREILPPSERENRCVFSILNMGSANLDRVASLTTQ
- the LOC132051510 gene encoding zinc finger CCCH domain-containing protein ZFN-like isoform X8 — its product is MEISVSQRPPSLSPSIHQDALWQMNLRSRASMESGSYPVREGEPDCSYYIRTGLCRFGLTCRFNHPPNRKLALAAASMRGEYPERVGQLECQYYLKTGACKFGATCKFHHPRDKAGIAGRVTLNVLGYPFRPNEIECAYYMRTAQCKFGSTCKFHHPEPSNMMASFHNSPVYPPRPPSTIPGQLSYPLSRASFISGARWQGPSSYAPLLLPQAMVPVPGFAYSYLFQGQLGSVSSPEGQQDAAGNSQVYGSSRSSDKATMVSEGMNSSYRASSLPEGYYTVRRENVFPKRVGQPECQFYMKTGDCKFGAVCRFHHPRERLLPPADCLLSPIGLPRRPVS
- the LOC132051510 gene encoding zinc finger CCCH domain-containing protein ZFN-like isoform X7, with amino-acid sequence MRGEYPERVGQLECQYYLKTGACKFGATCKFHHPRDKAGIAGRVTLNVLGYPFRPNEIECAYYMRTAQCKFGSTCKFHHPEPSNMMASFHNSPVYPPRPPSTIPGQLSYPLSRASFISGARWQGPSSYAPLLLPQAMVPVPGFAYSYLFQGQLGSVSSPEGQQDAAGNSQVYGSSRSSDKATMVSEGMNSSYRASSLPEGYYTVRRENVFPKRVGQPECQFYMKTGDCKFGAVCRFHHPRERLLPPADCLLSPIGLPRRPGEPLCIFYSQYGICKFGPSCKFDHPMRVFTYNISASSSTDDPAVQRLLGSSSGTGALTLTTEGIIEAACTEPRRSSLSEPTKMPPGGNNIDREE
- the LOC132051510 gene encoding zinc finger CCCH domain-containing protein ZFN-like isoform X3; the encoded protein is MEISVSQRPPSLSPSIHQDALWQMNLRSRASMESGSYPVREGEPDCSYYIRTGLCRFGLTCRFNHPPNRKLYYLKTGACKFGATCKFHHPRDKAGIAGRVTLNVLGYPFRPNEIECAYYMRTAQCKFGSTCKFHHPEPSNMMASFHNSPVYPPRPPSTIPGQLSYPLSRASFISGARWQGPSSYAPLLLPQAMVPVPGFAYSYLFQGQLGSVSSPEGQQDAAGNSQVYGSSRSSDKATMVSEGMNSSYRASSLPEGYYTVRRENVFPKRVGQPECQFYMKTGDCKFGAVCRFHHPRERLLPPADCLLSPIGLPRRPGEPLCIFYSQYGICKFGPSCKFDHPMRVFTYNISASSSTDDPAVQRLLGSSSGTGALTLTTEGIIEAACTEPRRSSLSEPTKMPPGGNNIDREE
- the LOC132051510 gene encoding zinc finger CCCH domain-containing protein ZFN-like isoform X1, giving the protein MEISVSQRPPSLSPSIHQDALWQMNLRSRASMESGSYPVREGEPDCSYYIRTGLCRFGLTCRFNHPPNRKLALAAASMRGEYPERVGQLECQYYLKTGACKFGATCKFHHPRDKAGIAGRVTLNVLGYPFRPNEIECAYYMRTAQCKFGSTCKFHHPEPSNMMASFHNSPVYPPRPPSTIPGQLSYPLSRASFISGARWQGPSSYAPLLLPQAMVPVPGFAYSYLFQGQLGSVSSPEGQQDAAGNSQVYGSSRSSDKATMVSEGMNSSYRASSLPEGYYTVRRENVFPKRVGQPECQFYMKTGDCKFGAVCRFHHPRERLLPPADCLLSPIGLPRRPGEPLCIFYSQYGICKFGPSCKFDHPMRVFTYNISASSSTDDPAVQRLLGSSSGTGALTLTTEGIIEAACTEPRRSSLSEPTKMPPGGNNIDREE
- the LOC132051510 gene encoding zinc finger CCCH domain-containing protein ZFN-like isoform X2; protein product: MEISVSQRPPSLSPSIHQDALWQMNLRSRASMESGSYPVREGEPDCSYYIRTGLCRFGLTCRFNHPPNRKLALAAASMRGEYPERVGQLECQYYLKTGACKFGATCKFHHPRDKAGIAGRVTLNVLGYPFRPNEIECAYYMRTAQCKFGSTCKFHHPEPSNMMASFHNSPVYPPRPPSTIPGQLSYPLSRASFISGARWQGPSSYAPLLLPQAMVPVPGFAYSGQLGSVSSPEGQQDAAGNSQVYGSSRSSDKATMVSEGMNSSYRASSLPEGYYTVRRENVFPKRVGQPECQFYMKTGDCKFGAVCRFHHPRERLLPPADCLLSPIGLPRRPGEPLCIFYSQYGICKFGPSCKFDHPMRVFTYNISASSSTDDPAVQRLLGSSSGTGALTLTTEGIIEAACTEPRRSSLSEPTKMPPGGNNIDREE
- the LOC132051510 gene encoding zinc finger CCCH domain-containing protein ZFN-like isoform X4, yielding MNLRSRASMESGSYPVREGEPDCSYYIRTGLCRFGLTCRFNHPPNRKLALAAASMRGEYPERVGQLECQYYLKTGACKFGATCKFHHPRDKAGIAGRVTLNVLGYPFRPNEIECAYYMRTAQCKFGSTCKFHHPEPSNMMASFHNSPVYPPRPPSTIPGQLSYPLSRASFISGARWQGPSSYAPLLLPQAMVPVPGFAYSYLFQGQLGSVSSPEGQQDAAGNSQVYGSSRSSDKATMVSEGMNSSYRASSLPEGYYTVRRENVFPKRVGQPECQFYMKTGDCKFGAVCRFHHPRERLLPPADCLLSPIGLPRRPGEPLCIFYSQYGICKFGPSCKFDHPMRVFTYNISASSSTDDPAVQRLLGSSSGTGALTLTTEGIIEAACTEPRRSSLSEPTKMPPGGNNIDREE
- the LOC132051510 gene encoding zinc finger CCCH domain-containing protein ZFN-like isoform X6, producing MFHDMALAAASMRGEYPERVGQLECQYYLKTGACKFGATCKFHHPRDKAGIAGRVTLNVLGYPFRPNEIECAYYMRTAQCKFGSTCKFHHPEPSNMMASFHNSPVYPPRPPSTIPGQLSYPLSRASFISGARWQGPSSYAPLLLPQAMVPVPGFAYSYLFQGQLGSVSSPEGQQDAAGNSQVYGSSRSSDKATMVSEGMNSSYRASSLPEGYYTVRRENVFPKRVGQPECQFYMKTGDCKFGAVCRFHHPRERLLPPADCLLSPIGLPRRPGEPLCIFYSQYGICKFGPSCKFDHPMRVFTYNISASSSTDDPAVQRLLGSSSGTGALTLTTEGIIEAACTEPRRSSLSEPTKMPPGGNNIDREE